The genomic interval CGTGCCGTGCGGTTGCGTCCGGGAACGATTGCCTCAGTTGAAAACTCTGAACGCGGCAGCGAAGCCATCAAGGCTTATTACGGCAACCGTGGTTATGTCCGTACCATCGTGCGGCCGGTATACGATGCCAACGCGGAGACCGGTATTGTAGATATTACGTATCAGGTTACCGAAGGAAGCATCGGCTATATCAATGCTATAAACATCAGTGGCAACGAGCGTACGCTCGATAAAGTGATCCGGCGCGAGCTGGTCATGTATCCCGGTGAAAAATACAACCGAAGCCGGATTAAAACCTCTGAAAGCCGTTTGCGAAACCTGAACTATTTCGAAGTGGTCACCATCAATCCGGAACCGACCGGAGAAGGAGACAAATATGATATCAACGTTCAGGTCAGCGAAAAACCGACAGGGCAGTTTACTGCCGGTGTCGGTTTCTCGAGTGTGGATTCACTGGTAGGCTATATCGAGCTTTCGCAGGGTAACTTTAACTGGAAAACGTGGCCGCCCATAGGAGCCGGCCAGAAATTCAAGATTCGTCTGCAATTGGGTACGGAGCGTAATGACATTGATATTTCGTTCATTGAGCCGTGGTTCCTCAATCGGCAGCTCTCCTTCGGAATTGACCTGTTCCACCATGAATACCGTTATTTTTCGGATTCCTATGACCAGCAGAATGACGGTTTCCGGTTGTCGCTCGGAAAGCCGTTGTCCCGCTGGACCCGCGGGAGTCTTGCCTACACGCTGGAACAGTTTAATGTGTTTGATGTCGATGATTCCGCATCCCAGGCGATTAAGGACGAAAAGGGCCGCCGGCTCAAAAGCAGTCTCGAATATACCTGGACCTATGATTCGCGTGACCGGTTTTTCAATCCTTCGCGCGGGCAGAAAACGACCATTGCCCCGTATGTTGCCGGCGGCATGCTCGGCGGCGAAACTGATCTGTACGGAGTCCGGGTGCGGGCCACGCGCTATTGGCCGATGATGTGGGACATGATTTTTAATCTGCGAGGACAGATTGAATCGGTGGAAGCTTTTGGTGACAGTAAAAAAGAGGCTGGAACCTATGGTGAAGGGGTGCCGATTTTCGACCGGATGTTTCTTGGCGGCTCCTATAATCTGCGAGGGTTCGAATACCGCGATGTCGGCCCGACCGATCCCGTTACCGAGGATACCGTAGGTGGCAACTCCATGGCTTTCTGGACGGCTGAGCTCACCTATCCGATATGGAATAAAATCCGTGGTGCTGTTTTTTATGACTGGGGTTTTGTGAATGAGGATTCATGGGACTTCAATCCGAGTAAGCACGGAAATAATTTCGGCTATCACGACGACTGGGGTATCGGCCTGCGCCTGGATCTGCCCGGTTTCCCGTTGCATCTTGATTATGCCTGGCCGATCACCTATGACGACCGGTATCTCAGTGGAAAAGGCCGCTTCAACTTCCTGATCGGACACACCTTCTAGAAACTTGAACTGTGAAATTGGAAACTTGAACGATAGGTTATTCTAATCACAATCTGAAATCTGAAATCTGAAATCTGAAATTTTCCTCAGTCGACCGCGACTTTCACTACCACTTTGTGGATCGGGCCGTCTCCAATGCCTGGAAGGTGGGCATCGGTGGGCAGAAAAATGGCAAAGGAGCCCTCGGGAACTTTTACCACACTCTGAACGGGGTCGGTAAAAAATTCCAGATCGCGTTCTGCGTCATAGCCTTCAGAACCGACGAGGTCGACGAGCGGGCTCCAGCCCATCGATTCATGACCGCTGATGATATACTGAATATCAATATACCTGCGGTGGGCTTCGAGTTTTCCATCTTCGATTTTCCGGCCGTTGTTTTTTTCGACAATGGCGAAAACCAGTCCGTCTGAGATTTCATAGCGTCCCGCTTCCAGTTCCGCAATTCCCGGCTGATCGAGAAAGCCGAATCCTTCCGACAGTCCGGTTTTGATTCCCGTATATCGTGCGGCATTTTCCAGTGTATCCAGAATCATGGTATCTCCATATAATGTTGACGAAGCTCCCGGCTTCGTGAGGTTAAAATGCAAAGCCCATCTGGCCGGTGTTTTTATCTTCGGCATCTTCATCGGAACTCAGTAGATTGATCAGCTGTTCCTCATTCAGAATGGTGACCCCAAGGGCTTCGGCTTTGGCCAGTTTTGAGCCTGCGGCTTCGCCTGCCACCAGATAGCTGGTTTTTTTTGAAACACTGCTGCTGACTTTTCCGCCCCGAGCCTTGATCTTATCGCCGGCTTCATCCCGGGTCATGGTTTTCAGAGATCCGGTCAGTACAAATGTAAGCCCTTCAAGTTCGTTACTGCCGCCTTCGTTTTTCTGTTCAAAATTTACGCCGGCCGTCCGGAGTTGTTCGATAATTCGGCGGGTATCGGGGGATTGGAAATATTCCACGATTGATTTTCCGACGATGGGGCCGATATCGCGAATATTTTCCAGTGTCTGAATGTCAGTCGCCATCAGAGCATCGATGTTTTTGAATTCCCGGGCAAGAATAGAGGCCGCTCCTTTGCCGACATGACGAATACCGAGGCCGAACAGCACTTTTTCAAAAGGCCTTTTTCTGCTCTCTTCAATGCCTTTAATGAGATTGTCGGCTGATTTTTCGCCCATGCGTTCAAGTCCGAGCACCTCCACTTTCCGGAGGGTGTAGAGTTCGGCCGGATTTTTCACTAACCCGCCATCCACCAATTGTTCCACCAGAGATTCGCCCAGTCCGTTAATATCCATGGCCCCGCGCGATGCAAAATGGGTAAGCCAGTTTTTCACCTGTGCCGGACATTGAAGGTTGATGCAGCGTACCGCCACTTCGCCGTCCCGCTTTTCGACCTCGCTGCCGCAGACCGGGCATCGGCCGGGCATCGAAAACTCCTTCTCGGTTCCTGTACGTTTTTCGTCCAGCACTTTGACTACAGCCGGAATAATCTCCCCGGCCTTTTCGATAATTACGCGGTCGCCGATGCGGATATCTTTACGTCGGATTTCGTCTTCGTTGTGTAATGTGGCGCGTTTGACCGTGGTTCCGGCCAGCGGTACCGGTTCAAGTTCCGCCACCGGAGTCAGCACGCCGGTGCGGCCCACCTGGATGGAAATGGCGTTAAGCCGGGTTTCGGCCTGTTCCGGTTCATATTTATAGGCCACGGCCCAGCGCGGACTTTTGGCCGTATAGCCGAGGTCCTCGTAGAGGCGGCGCTGGTTTACTTTAATTACACCGCCGTCCATCCCGAACGGAAATTCGTGGCGCATGTTTTCCAGTTCATCAAGCAGTTCGATAATTTCAGCAATCGTGTTCCGAAGCCAATACTTCGGCGTAATCCGCAGTCCGTAGTTCCGCAATTTCAGAAGCATCTGCTCGTGGGTATCGAAATCAATACCGACGAGTTCGCCGGTGGCATAAAAAACAGCATCCAGCGGGCGGGAAGCCACTTCGCGCGGATCGAGCAGTTTCAGTGATCCGGCACAGGCATTGCGGGGAT from Verrucomicrobia bacterium S94 carries:
- the bamA gene encoding outer membrane protein assembly factor BamA is translated as MKYIRSILFSLLTAAAVHAEVIKDIRIVNADGKAYDNSSVAAFTSFSVGEQVPDRETILSSIATDVNRMRESGRYSYVNARMDIEGDGVVLVYTVVSKHRLRRIAIVGGKKSGRKIKQKSELEVGQFADDSSFEIAAAKIREAYRDYWYPDAKVTWTSKVNDELGTVDVVFKIDEGPKMGIKHIEFEGNDIIEDKQLRKVIQQKEKRWWSFITGSGKYKEEAVDADVYAIKTLYMNNGFLDVRVSEPVLDDSNPKKSRLTFRIDEGQRYRLGEISLEGVEAYPENEVLRAVRLRPGTIASVENSERGSEAIKAYYGNRGYVRTIVRPVYDANAETGIVDITYQVTEGSIGYINAINISGNERTLDKVIRRELVMYPGEKYNRSRIKTSESRLRNLNYFEVVTINPEPTGEGDKYDINVQVSEKPTGQFTAGVGFSSVDSLVGYIELSQGNFNWKTWPPIGAGQKFKIRLQLGTERNDIDISFIEPWFLNRQLSFGIDLFHHEYRYFSDSYDQQNDGFRLSLGKPLSRWTRGSLAYTLEQFNVFDVDDSASQAIKDEKGRRLKSSLEYTWTYDSRDRFFNPSRGQKTTIAPYVAGGMLGGETDLYGVRVRATRYWPMMWDMIFNLRGQIESVEAFGDSKKEAGTYGEGVPIFDRMFLGGSYNLRGFEYRDVGPTDPVTEDTVGGNSMAFWTAELTYPIWNKIRGAVFYDWGFVNEDSWDFNPSKHGNNFGYHDDWGIGLRLDLPGFPLHLDYAWPITYDDRYLSGKGRFNFLIGHTF
- the ligA gene encoding NAD-dependent DNA ligase LigA: MTDKAEAKQKIDKLRAEIERHNRLYYIDAAPEITDREYDALLQSLEKLERKFPEFSSPTSPTQRVGGAPLARFDSVRHAVPMMSLSNTYSKEELAEFDIRIRKLIPEETFDYILEPKIDGVAISLRYENGELVRALTRGDGTTGDDVTANVRTIKSIPLRLTDMMPPAVLEVRGEIYMDTRGFGALNEQRQEAGLEPFANPRNACAGSLKLLDPREVASRPLDAVFYATGELVGIDFDTHEQMLLKLRNYGLRITPKYWLRNTIAEIIELLDELENMRHEFPFGMDGGVIKVNQRRLYEDLGYTAKSPRWAVAYKYEPEQAETRLNAISIQVGRTGVLTPVAELEPVPLAGTTVKRATLHNEDEIRRKDIRIGDRVIIEKAGEIIPAVVKVLDEKRTGTEKEFSMPGRCPVCGSEVEKRDGEVAVRCINLQCPAQVKNWLTHFASRGAMDINGLGESLVEQLVDGGLVKNPAELYTLRKVEVLGLERMGEKSADNLIKGIEESRKRPFEKVLFGLGIRHVGKGAASILAREFKNIDALMATDIQTLENIRDIGPIVGKSIVEYFQSPDTRRIIEQLRTAGVNFEQKNEGGSNELEGLTFVLTGSLKTMTRDEAGDKIKARGGKVSSSVSKKTSYLVAGEAAGSKLAKAEALGVTILNEEQLINLLSSDEDAEDKNTGQMGFAF
- a CDS encoding DUF386 domain-containing protein → MKMPKIKTPARWALHFNLTKPGASSTLYGDTMILDTLENAARYTGIKTGLSEGFGFLDQPGIAELEAGRYEISDGLVFAIVEKNNGRKIEDGKLEAHRRYIDIQYIISGHESMGWSPLVDLVGSEGYDAERDLEFFTDPVQSVVKVPEGSFAIFLPTDAHLPGIGDGPIHKVVVKVAVD